The following is a genomic window from Sphingorhabdus sp. Alg231-15.
CTTTCGTTTCCTTGTTTACCTGAAATGCGACATGAGCAATGCCTGGCCCATATACTTCAACCTTCGGATATGTTTCGCGGGAAGCATCGGCATTCTCAAATTGAACAAAGCGAAGCTGTGCATTGTTGCTTCGCATCAATCGCGATTTTGCAATAAAATTCTCTCTTCCCAATAAAGATGCAGATCCAGGGATCTGATCCATCTCGCGCTCATCGACCATTTTCAGCTTCACGGTATTTCCATATAGTTTCGTAGCCTGATCAAGGTCATTGACCGTCACGCTGACATAGTTGATCCCTCGAATGACAGCGTCTTCAGGTCTTTCCGATGCTTCGCCAAAGACCAGAAACGAACAGCCGCCCAATAGGAAGAGTAGAGGAAAAAGAAGAAAGCGCATCGGGGACTTCTCCGAAAATAGAATATTAATTGCGGGTTATGAATCTGCGTCATAACGGGTTGATGACGCCGCGTGGAACATATAAAGTGAACGTGTTCATATTATTTATGTGAAGCCACTAATGTCAACCGCATTTTGAGATCATCTGACCATTCGATATGCTATGTGGCCGCAGGAACCAGAATCAGCTGGTGATATCAGATATATAGAGGATGCTTGATGCCAAGGCCGGTTATTACTCCCGAACAGCGGCGCGAAACGCGCGAGCGCATCAGGTCTGCTGCGGCCATGTTGGTGCGACAAGGTAATCCTGAAAAAATCACTATCCGGGCGGTTGCAAAGCAGGCCGAAGTATCCGTTGGCACCATCTATAAATATTTTGAAGACATCTCGGATCTCGGGCGCTCCCTCTGGGAGGAACCGGTCAACGAATTGCGTGCGCAAATGTCAGACATTGCTGAGTCGATTGATGACCCCACCGCCAGAATCCATGCGTTGCTTTGCGCCTATGTAGAATTTGCCCGAGAGAAGCATCGTGTCTTTCGAGGAGCATTTCTTTATGTACGCCCCGATTCCCGGCCGATACCGGATCAGACAGCATTGGAAGAGGAGCCATATTTCCAGTTTCTTACGTCTGCAATTGCCGAAGGCCAGGAAACCGGTGCTATTATTGACGGTGATCCGAAGATGCTTGCCCAACTGCTATGGGCCGCTTTGCATGGCGCACTCGCCTTGCCGATCAATATTGAACGTATTGCCTTTGATCCACCCGAGCAGATTGCCGATGCAATGATCAAATCGATCATGGCGCTGATCGACAAAAATGAGTGAATCCGATTTTCTGACTGTGCGTTCTTGATGTCTGGCCACATTGACACGTGACTCGAAGGGATATAATGAACATGTTCACTTTATAGATACGTCCCTGTAAATCCGAACGTGCGAGAGACAAAATGTCGGCCACCAAACCTTTTCCTCAAGACCAAACCAATCGATTTTCAGAAGAGAAACCGTTTAAAAACAAGGAACTGCCTGCGCGCGCACCCTTTGCACGTTTGATTGAGAAATGGGCGGGGATGCCGCTGAACATTATCGAATCAGCTGGTTCCTATATCATTGCCAGACCTATGAATTGGGCACTGAAGCATCTTGATGCCGCTTCTTACAAACTCGAAGGAACATTTTTACGGCGTGTCTTGTCGCACACGATCTTTCCCGCGACCCTGATCATATCGCTCATCATAGGCTTTGAGTTTGCAAAAAACGGAGTGACATTTGACTCGCTTTTAACGTTGGCACTTATTCCGGTGATCATCGGCAGCATTTTCGCACCGCTGGAGCGTTTGATGCCCTTCAGTCGAAACTGGCTGGAAGGTGGCAATGATACATCGGTCGATATCATGATGTTCATTTCCGGCGCTTTCTGGAACGGCTTTGCCAAATATCTAATTCAGGTTCTGTTTCTGGTAAGCCTTGTCGAACTGTTGGAACCCTACGGACATAATCTGTGGCCGACAAACTTGCCGGGCGTTGTCCAAGTCTTCCTGTTCATATTGATCAAAGACTTCTTCCGTTACTGGCTACATCGCGCACTGCATGAAGTTCCCTTTCTGTGGCGGTTTCATGCTGCCCATCATTCGGTCAAGCGCTTATACTGGCTCAACGGTATTCGCAGCCACCCCATTGAGGTTGTCGGCCAGGCCCTGCTCTTTGCAATCCCCTATGCGCTCCTGCAGCCTTCTGCAGAGATCATAATGGTTGCAATACTGATGCAGCTCAGCATCGGGATTTTCCAGCATAGCAATATCGATCTGAAGCTTGGTTTTTGGGAATATATTTTCTCGATCGGCGATAATCACCGCTATCATCACTATCCCGATAAAGCCGTTGGCGATTCCAATTATGGCGGTGAATTTATCGTGTGGGATATCCTGTTCGGCACCTTTCACAAGGTGAAGGGCGAACGCCCACATGATAAGATCGGAATTGGCACATCCCCCAACTATCCCATGACCATGGCCGGACTGCTGATCGCGCCATTCGTGTCGGATCAAAAAATATTTGGTCCGCAAAACATCCAAGAGCAGGATAATGAAAAATAGAAGGACCCAATCTGGACCAATGAATGACGCGCTGGTTCGGCAATATGTCCGCTTTGGGATGAAGCAGCTATTGCGGCCGCTAATGCCCGACAGTCTCGCCCCGTTCCAAACCGGACAATGCCAGTTGCGCATCGATCTGCGCCATTAGCCGCACAAGTCCTTCTTCCGACTTCGCCTCAGCGCGCGCAACCAGCACATCCTGGGTATTGGATGCCCTCAGCAGCCACCAGCCGTCTTCAGTGTTCACTCGCGCACCATCGGTATTGTTGACGTCAGCGCCATCGGCCGCAAGCCGTTCCAAAATTTCTTCAATCACAGTAAACTTGCGACTTTCATCGACCTGAAAGCGCATTTCCGGCGTATTTATCATTTCAACCATATCGCTACGCAGCTGGGTAACACTTTTGCCAATATTGGCCGCTGCCTGAATCAGACGAACGGCCGCATAAGGCGCATCATCAAAACCGTAATAGTCATGTTTGAAAAAGACATGACCGCTCATTTCGCCCGCAAGCGGTGACGATACTTCCTTCATTTTCGACTTGATCAAGCTGTGTCCGGTTTTCCACATGAGTGGCTCGCCGCCCAAAGCTGCGATCCTGTCATAAAGCGCCTGCGAAGCCTTTACATCCGCAATAATCGTCGCACCGGGCTCCGACCTCAGCACGTCTTCGGCATAGATTTGTAGCAGCTGATCGCCCCATATTACGCGCCCTTCCCCATCAATCGCGCCGATACGATCACCATCGCCGTCAAAGGCCACGCCGAAATCGAGCTTTTTCTCCGCGACAAGTTTTTTCAGGTCGGCCAGATTTTTCTCTTCGGTAGGATCAGGATGGTGATTGGGAAAACTGCCATCGACATCGGTGTATAGCAGATGATGCTCGCCCGGCAGGTTTGCAGTGAGTTTTTCGATCACCGGACCCGCAGCGCCATTGCCTGCATCCCAGCCAATTTTCATCGCGTCTCCGGTGAAGTTCTGGGTCAGTCGCGCCACATATTCATCGATAATGTCGATGCGCTCAATACTACCCACTGCATCATCGGCGGGCTTGTCCCAGTCGCCGTTCGCTGCCATCGCGCCGAGTTTTTGAATATCCGCACCGAAAAACGGGCGTCCCTGAAATACCATTTTAAAGCCATTATAGTTGGCGGGATTATGGCTACCGGTGATCTCGATTCCGCCCTGCACCTGTTCCAGCACGCATTCCGCATAATATAGCATTGGTGTTGGCCCCATGCCAATCGAAACGGCATTGACACCAGCATCATTTAGCCCTTCGATAAGCGCATCTTCGAGCGTTGGAGAACTGGTCCGGCCATCATAGCCGGTAACGACTGCCGTGCCCCCGGCCCGTGCGATCAATGTACCAAAGCCCCGGCCGATCGCGTAGGCATCATCATTGCCCAGTGTTTCACCGATGATCCCGCGAATATCATATTCCCGCAAACTGGACGGATCAAACTGATGGGAAGTGCGTGCGGTCATGAATGATTTTTCCTTAATGGAGGGTGGGTTTTGAAGGGAAGCCTTGCGTATGCAATAATATAAAGACCTTGGTGCAAAAGCTAGCCCCATATGGTTTTCGCATCGCGCCAGCGGGTCGGCTTAACGGTGATTGATGGTTTGCAGTTCCTCGAGCAATATGTCCCGCGCCCTGTTGATTTGACGGGCTATTTGCTCGTCACCACCGCGGTCGGGATGATGTTCGCTAAGGCATGCACGCCAGGCGTTGTTGATCGTTGCCTGATCGGCCTCGTCAGGCACACCCAAAAGTGATCTTGCCCGGTCCAGTTCGAAATCACGGGGTTTGCGTTGCTCAGACTTGTCAGTCTTTAGATCGGCTAAAAGCTTGGACCCGCTCCATGCTGCTGCCGCAATAACGAGCCCGCTGCCCATGATCCAGTTACCGCCGCGAAACAAATTGACACCCAGCAAAGCAACCACCACGGCCAACCAGTCATTGGTGTTCATAGTCTTTGCTCGGCCGGACAGGATCAGGGCCGCGATGACCGAAGCGCTGAGGACCAGCATGAACGTCATGGATCAGGCGACCAGTTGGGGTTTGCCA
Proteins encoded in this region:
- a CDS encoding WHG domain-containing protein, with translation MPRPVITPEQRRETRERIRSAAAMLVRQGNPEKITIRAVAKQAEVSVGTIYKYFEDISDLGRSLWEEPVNELRAQMSDIAESIDDPTARIHALLCAYVEFAREKHRVFRGAFLYVRPDSRPIPDQTALEEEPYFQFLTSAIAEGQETGAIIDGDPKMLAQLLWAALHGALALPINIERIAFDPPEQIADAMIKSIMALIDKNE
- a CDS encoding sterol desaturase family protein, coding for MSATKPFPQDQTNRFSEEKPFKNKELPARAPFARLIEKWAGMPLNIIESAGSYIIARPMNWALKHLDAASYKLEGTFLRRVLSHTIFPATLIISLIIGFEFAKNGVTFDSLLTLALIPVIIGSIFAPLERLMPFSRNWLEGGNDTSVDIMMFISGAFWNGFAKYLIQVLFLVSLVELLEPYGHNLWPTNLPGVVQVFLFILIKDFFRYWLHRALHEVPFLWRFHAAHHSVKRLYWLNGIRSHPIEVVGQALLFAIPYALLQPSAEIIMVAILMQLSIGIFQHSNIDLKLGFWEYIFSIGDNHRYHHYPDKAVGDSNYGGEFIVWDILFGTFHKVKGERPHDKIGIGTSPNYPMTMAGLLIAPFVSDQKIFGPQNIQEQDNEK
- the pgmG gene encoding phosphoglucomutase/phosphomannomutase PgmG, whose product is MTARTSHQFDPSSLREYDIRGIIGETLGNDDAYAIGRGFGTLIARAGGTAVVTGYDGRTSSPTLEDALIEGLNDAGVNAVSIGMGPTPMLYYAECVLEQVQGGIEITGSHNPANYNGFKMVFQGRPFFGADIQKLGAMAANGDWDKPADDAVGSIERIDIIDEYVARLTQNFTGDAMKIGWDAGNGAAGPVIEKLTANLPGEHHLLYTDVDGSFPNHHPDPTEEKNLADLKKLVAEKKLDFGVAFDGDGDRIGAIDGEGRVIWGDQLLQIYAEDVLRSEPGATIIADVKASQALYDRIAALGGEPLMWKTGHSLIKSKMKEVSSPLAGEMSGHVFFKHDYYGFDDAPYAAVRLIQAAANIGKSVTQLRSDMVEMINTPEMRFQVDESRKFTVIEEILERLAADGADVNNTDGARVNTEDGWWLLRASNTQDVLVARAEAKSEEGLVRLMAQIDAQLALSGLERGETVGH
- a CDS encoding DnaJ domain-containing protein, with product MTFMLVLSASVIAALILSGRAKTMNTNDWLAVVVALLGVNLFRGGNWIMGSGLVIAAAAWSGSKLLADLKTDKSEQRKPRDFELDRARSLLGVPDEADQATINNAWRACLSEHHPDRGGDEQIARQINRARDILLEELQTINHR